A region from the Falco rusticolus isolate bFalRus1 chromosome 4, bFalRus1.pri, whole genome shotgun sequence genome encodes:
- the S1PR4 gene encoding sphingosine 1-phosphate receptor 4 → MDGPDLSWLVNRSLPLGSAQYPELRLDLLDRKLSCLQLAAMRNTNIILQHYNFTGKLTNRQSGDEGMGLIRTTFAIISCVIILENLLVLLAILRCLRARRWVYSCIASITVSDLLAGIAYLSNLCLSGKKTFQLSPQLWFLREGILFIALAASTFSLLVTAIERYSAMVRPIAENEASKTLRLRSLIVSCWLLAFVIGLLPLLGWNCLCDFNACSVLLPLYSKNYILFSVVMFSIILLGIIGLYISIFQLVQASSKQTTSRHSRKRSLRLLKTVLMILGAFIICWSPLFVLLLFDVFCETQTCKHLHSLDWTLALAMVNSGVNPIIYSLRSVEVRRAVGSLLCCCCVRVGLCKPGNCLVITDINSGSSTESSLHYRESFRSSAVLNSRPRAPLSSNSSMMSNLPSF, encoded by the coding sequence ATGGATGGTCCAGACCTGAGCTGGCTGGTGAATCGCTCCCTTCCACTGGGCTCTGCTCAATACCCTGAGCTCAGACTCGACCTGCTCGACAGGAAActttcctgcctgcagctggctgccatGAGGAATACGAACATCATCCTGCAGCACTACAACTTCACAGGCAAGCTGACCAACCGGCAGTCTGGGGATGAAGGCATGGGTCTTATCCGCACAACCTTTGCCATCATCAGCTGCGTCATCATCCTGGAGAAcctgcttgtgctgctggcCATCTTGCGGTGTCTGCGAGCCCGCCGCTGGGTCTACTCCTGCATTGCCAGCATCACTGTGAGCGACCTGCTCGCAGGAATTGCCTACCTTTCTAATCTCTGCCTCTCGGGCAAGAAGACCTTCCAGCTTTCACCTCAGCTCTGGTTCCTGCGGGAAGGCATCCTCTTTATTGCACTGGCTGCCTCCACCTTCAGCTTGCTTGTGACTGCCATCGAGCGCTACAGTGCCATGGTAAGGCCGATTGCTGAGAATGAAGCCAGCAAGACGCTGCGCTTGCGCAGCTTGATCGTCTCCTGTTGGCTGCTGGCCTTCGTCATTGGACTGCTTCCACTGCTGGGCTGGAACTGCTTGTGTGACTTCAATGCCTGCTctgtcctccttcctctctACTCCAAGAACTACATCCTCTTCTCTGTAGTCATGTTCAGCATCATCCTCCTGGGGATCATCGGCCTCTACATCTCCATCTTCCAGCTGGTCCAGGCCAGTTCTAAGCAAACCACATCTCGGCACAGCCGCAAACGGTCCCTGCGCTTGCTCAAGACTGTGTTGATGATCCTGGGTGCCTTCATCATCTGCTGGAGCCCCCTCTTTGTCCTGTTGCTCTTTGATGTCTTCTGTGAGACTCAGACCTGCAAGCACCTCCACAGCTTGGACTGGACCTTGGCTCTGGCCATGGTTAACTCAGGTGTTAACCCCATCATTTACTCCCTCCGGAGCGTGGAGGTGCGCCGTGCCGTGGGaagcctgctgtgctgctgctgtgtcaggGTCGGGCTTTGCAAGCCTGGGAACTGCTTGGTCATCACAGACATCAACTCCGGCTCATCCACCGAGAGCTCACTGCACTACCGGGAGAGCTTCcgcagctctgcagtgctgaacAGCCGGCCCAGAGCACCACTCTCCAGCAACTCCAGCATGATGAGCAATCTTCCCAGCTTCTGA
- the NCLN gene encoding nicalin isoform X1, which yields MLEEAGEVLESVLKASCLPLSFLLFVPAVLLLLGPPPAAEAAHEFTVYRMQQYELGGQPYGTRSAVLNTEARTVEADVLSRRCVMMRLVDFSYEQYQKALRQSAGAVVIILPRSISSVPQDVVRQFMEIEPEMLAMETIVPVYFAVEDEELLSIYEQTRAASASQGSASAAEVLLHTATANGFQMVTSGAQSKAINDWLIPSVEGRLTGLGGEDLPTVVIVAHYDSFGVAPWLSHGADSNGSGISVLLELARLFSRLYTYRRTHAGYNLLFFASGGGKFNYQGTKRWLEDNLDHTDSSLLQDNVAFVLCLDTLGRGNSLHLHVSKPPKEGTLQHAFLRELEMVVASQFPEVKFSMVHKKINLAEDMLAWEHERFAIRRLPAFTISHLESHRDSLRNSIMDRRARIDTKALTRNTRIIAEALTRVIYNLTDKGAPADLQIFTDQMQIQQEQLESVMDWLSSQPRAAQLIDKDSTFLNTLEYYMGRYLKDVKQHHVKADKRDPEFVFYDQLKQVMNAYRVKPAIFDLLLAVCIAAYLGVAYVAVQHFGLLYKMIQRLSLKNKQQ from the exons aTGCTGGAGGAGGCGGGCGAGGTGTTGGAGTCGGTGCTGAAGGCCTCATGCCTGCCGCTCAGCTTCCTGCTCTTCGTGCCCGccgtgctgctgctcctgggcccgccgcccgccgccgagGCCGCTCACGAGTTCACGGTCTACCGCATGCAGCAGTACGAGCTGGGCGGGCAGCCCTACG GCACCAGGAGCGCAGTGCTTAACACAGAAGCCCGCACTGTAGAAGCAGATGTCCTGAGCCGCCGCTGCGTCATGATGCGGCTGGTGGATTTCTCCTATGAGCAGTACCAGAAGGCTCTCCGCCAGTCAGCTGGTGCTGTGGTCATCATCTTGCCGCGGTCTATCTCTTCTGTCCCACAGGATGTTGTAAGG CAATTTATGGAGATAGAGCCAGAAATGCTTGCTATGGAAACCATTGTGCCAGTCTACTTTGCAGTGGAAGATGAAGAGCTGCTGTCTATCTATGAACAAACAAGGGCTGCTTCTGCATCACAGGGTTCTGCCTCAGCTGCAGAAG TTCTGCTGCACACGGCAACTGCCAACGGCTTCCAGATGGTGACCAGTGGGGCTCAAAGCAAAGCTATCAATGACTGGCTCATACCCAGCGTGGAG ggaAGGCTAACAGGGCTGGGTGGAGAAGACCTGCCCACTGTTGTGATAGTTGCCCACTATGATTCTTTTGGAGTGGCTCCA TGGCTGTCGCACGGTGCTGACTCCAATGGCAGTGGTATCTCAGTGCTACTGGAACTAGCTAGGCTGTTCTCCCGCCTCTACACCTACCGACGTACCCATGCCGG GTATAACTTGCTGTTCTTTGCATCTGGAGGTGGCAAGTTTAATTATCAAGGAACCAAGCGGTGGCTGGAAGACAATTTGGACCACACTG attccagcctgctgcaggaCAATGTAGCGTTTGTTCTCTGCCTTGATACCCTGGGCCGAGGCAATAGCCTTCATCTCCATGTCTCAAAGCCTCCCAAGGAGGGGACCTTGCAGCACGCGTTTCTGAGGGAACTGGAAATG GTTGTTGCCAGCCAGTTCCCAGAGGTGAAGTTTTCCATGGTGCACAAGAAGATAAACTTGGCTGAGGACATGCTGGCATGGGAGCACGAGCGTTTTGCAATCCGACGCTTGCCAGCCTTCACAATCTCACACCTGGAGAGCCACCGGGACAGCCTACGCAACAGCATCATGGATAGGAG GGCACGAATAGACACTAAGGCACTAACCAGGAATACTAGGATCATTGCTGAGGCTTTGACGAGGGTCATCTACAACCTAACAGACAAG ggAGCACCTGCAGATCTGCAGATCTTCACGGATCAGATG cagatcCAGCAGGAGCAACTAGAATCAGTGATGGATTGGCTGAGCAgtcagcccagggctgcccagctgaTTGATAAAGACAGCACCTTCCTCAACACCTTAGAATATTATATGGGTCGCTACCTGAAGGATGTCAAACAGCATCACGTAAAGGCAGACAAACG ggACCCCGAGTTTGTTTTCTATGACCAGCTGAAACAGGTGATGAATGCGTACAG GGTCAAGCCAGCGATCTTTGACCTGCTTCTGGCTGTCTGTATCGCAGCCTACCTTGGTGTTGCCTATGTTGCAGTGCAG cACTTTGGTCTGCTTTACAAGATGATACAGAGATTATCCcttaaaaacaagcagcagtga
- the NCLN gene encoding nicalin isoform X2, whose translation MLEEAGEVLESVLKASCLPLSFLLFVPAVLLLLGPPPAAEAAHEFTVYRMQQYELGGQPYGTRSAVLNTEARTVEADVLSRRCVMMRLVDFSYEQYQKALRQSAGAVVIILPRSISSVPQDVVRQFMEIEPEMLAMETIVPVYFAVEDEELLSIYEQTRAASASQGSASAAEVLLHTATANGFQMVTSGAQSKAINDWLIPSVEGRLTGLGGEDLPTVVIVAHYDSFGVAPWLSHGADSNGSGISVLLELARLFSRLYTYRRTHAGYNLLFFASGGGKFNYQGTKRWLEDNLDHTDSSLLQDNVAFVLCLDTLGRGNSLHLHVSKPPKEGTLQHAFLRELEMVVASQFPEVKFSMVHKKINLAEDMLAWEHERFAIRRLPAFTISHLESHRDSLRNSIMDRRARIDTKALTRNTRIIAEALTRVIYNLTDKGAPADLQIFTDQMIQQEQLESVMDWLSSQPRAAQLIDKDSTFLNTLEYYMGRYLKDVKQHHVKADKRDPEFVFYDQLKQVMNAYRVKPAIFDLLLAVCIAAYLGVAYVAVQHFGLLYKMIQRLSLKNKQQ comes from the exons aTGCTGGAGGAGGCGGGCGAGGTGTTGGAGTCGGTGCTGAAGGCCTCATGCCTGCCGCTCAGCTTCCTGCTCTTCGTGCCCGccgtgctgctgctcctgggcccgccgcccgccgccgagGCCGCTCACGAGTTCACGGTCTACCGCATGCAGCAGTACGAGCTGGGCGGGCAGCCCTACG GCACCAGGAGCGCAGTGCTTAACACAGAAGCCCGCACTGTAGAAGCAGATGTCCTGAGCCGCCGCTGCGTCATGATGCGGCTGGTGGATTTCTCCTATGAGCAGTACCAGAAGGCTCTCCGCCAGTCAGCTGGTGCTGTGGTCATCATCTTGCCGCGGTCTATCTCTTCTGTCCCACAGGATGTTGTAAGG CAATTTATGGAGATAGAGCCAGAAATGCTTGCTATGGAAACCATTGTGCCAGTCTACTTTGCAGTGGAAGATGAAGAGCTGCTGTCTATCTATGAACAAACAAGGGCTGCTTCTGCATCACAGGGTTCTGCCTCAGCTGCAGAAG TTCTGCTGCACACGGCAACTGCCAACGGCTTCCAGATGGTGACCAGTGGGGCTCAAAGCAAAGCTATCAATGACTGGCTCATACCCAGCGTGGAG ggaAGGCTAACAGGGCTGGGTGGAGAAGACCTGCCCACTGTTGTGATAGTTGCCCACTATGATTCTTTTGGAGTGGCTCCA TGGCTGTCGCACGGTGCTGACTCCAATGGCAGTGGTATCTCAGTGCTACTGGAACTAGCTAGGCTGTTCTCCCGCCTCTACACCTACCGACGTACCCATGCCGG GTATAACTTGCTGTTCTTTGCATCTGGAGGTGGCAAGTTTAATTATCAAGGAACCAAGCGGTGGCTGGAAGACAATTTGGACCACACTG attccagcctgctgcaggaCAATGTAGCGTTTGTTCTCTGCCTTGATACCCTGGGCCGAGGCAATAGCCTTCATCTCCATGTCTCAAAGCCTCCCAAGGAGGGGACCTTGCAGCACGCGTTTCTGAGGGAACTGGAAATG GTTGTTGCCAGCCAGTTCCCAGAGGTGAAGTTTTCCATGGTGCACAAGAAGATAAACTTGGCTGAGGACATGCTGGCATGGGAGCACGAGCGTTTTGCAATCCGACGCTTGCCAGCCTTCACAATCTCACACCTGGAGAGCCACCGGGACAGCCTACGCAACAGCATCATGGATAGGAG GGCACGAATAGACACTAAGGCACTAACCAGGAATACTAGGATCATTGCTGAGGCTTTGACGAGGGTCATCTACAACCTAACAGACAAG ggAGCACCTGCAGATCTGCAGATCTTCACGGATCAGATG atcCAGCAGGAGCAACTAGAATCAGTGATGGATTGGCTGAGCAgtcagcccagggctgcccagctgaTTGATAAAGACAGCACCTTCCTCAACACCTTAGAATATTATATGGGTCGCTACCTGAAGGATGTCAAACAGCATCACGTAAAGGCAGACAAACG ggACCCCGAGTTTGTTTTCTATGACCAGCTGAAACAGGTGATGAATGCGTACAG GGTCAAGCCAGCGATCTTTGACCTGCTTCTGGCTGTCTGTATCGCAGCCTACCTTGGTGTTGCCTATGTTGCAGTGCAG cACTTTGGTCTGCTTTACAAGATGATACAGAGATTATCCcttaaaaacaagcagcagtga
- the LOC119146637 gene encoding activated RNA polymerase II transcriptional coactivator p15-like → MPKAGELAEASGSESGLEEDEKKRKNEESSKSEKRLKTEAKPSRVIEKPVGQGSEEEGMFQIGKMRYVRVSCFRGKALVDIREFYTDKDGSMKPGRKGIALSAEQWNQLKEIVPEIDDAVKKL, encoded by the exons ATGCCCAAGGCCGGGGAGCTGGCGGAAGCGAGCGGTTCGGAGAGCGGCCTGGAGGAGGACGAGAAG aaaagaaagaatgaagagTCTTCCAAGTcagagaaaaggctgaaaactgAGGCCAAACCTTCAAGGGTGATAGAAAAACCTGTGGGACAAGGCAGTGAAGAGGAGGGCATGTTCCAG ATCGGGAAGATGCGTTATGTCCGAGTGTCCTGCTTCAGGGGGAAGGCCCTCGTGGACATCAGGGAGTTCTACACTGACAAGGACGGCAGCATGAAACCGGGGAGGAAAG GGATTGCCCTGTCTGCAGAACAGTGGAACCAGCTGAAGGAGATCGTTCCCGAGATTGATGATGCAGTCAAGAAATTATAA